In a genomic window of Gloeocapsopsis dulcis:
- a CDS encoding Fur family transcriptional regulator, with amino-acid sequence MQKEAAAIKPIRSLEDAVAQCQALGMRLSRQRRFILELLWQAQEHLSAREIYDRLNQQGKEIGHTSVYQNLEALSSQGIIECVERSDGRLYGNISDSHSHVNCLDTNQILDVEVELPKDLLEEVERRTGVKITDYSINFYGYRRAEV; translated from the coding sequence ATGCAAAAAGAAGCGGCAGCTATAAAACCAATTCGCTCACTTGAAGATGCTGTTGCTCAGTGCCAAGCACTGGGTATGCGATTGAGTCGCCAGCGTCGCTTCATCTTAGAGCTACTTTGGCAAGCTCAAGAACACTTGTCAGCAAGAGAAATTTACGATCGCCTTAATCAGCAAGGAAAAGAGATCGGACACACATCAGTGTATCAAAACTTAGAAGCACTTTCCAGTCAAGGTATCATTGAGTGCGTTGAACGCTCGGATGGACGCCTCTACGGAAATATCAGTGATTCCCATAGTCATGTGAACTGCCTAGATACGAATCAAATTTTGGATGTAGAGGTAGAACTCCCCAAAGATTTGTTAGAGGAAGTTGAAAGAAGAACTGGAGTCAAAATTACTGACTATAGTATTAACTTTTACGGATATCGGCGGGCAGAAGTGTAA
- a CDS encoding PilN domain-containing protein, protein MYSLDINFIQDRPDYLRSTGKSVRKLKMLGSETAPLYLGIAIGVILPAMIGGAWLVLQTRNGQLETENAQLDAELSRLGLQEQEIQTTQAQINQVRTETQALATVFNQIRPWSAMLQDMRDRIPQAVQIETLRQTAAATPQPSPQATNNPNNQQQEQQEQQNAEQQNQQPAQIPTGSIEITGVARSFNDVNDFLLTLQQSAFLKPTDTRIVTAELVDLAEPGTVAVPQANTPAVVTPQAVRYTIQSTLSDVPASELLRELERKGTLGLVTRIRTLQQKGVIQQ, encoded by the coding sequence ATGTACAGCTTAGACATTAACTTTATTCAGGATCGCCCAGATTACCTACGAAGTACAGGAAAGAGTGTCAGAAAACTGAAAATGCTGGGCAGTGAGACTGCACCACTATATTTGGGAATCGCGATCGGAGTGATTTTGCCCGCCATGATTGGCGGCGCATGGTTGGTACTGCAAACTCGCAATGGACAACTCGAAACTGAAAATGCTCAACTTGATGCTGAATTAAGTCGCTTGGGACTTCAAGAACAAGAAATTCAAACGACACAAGCGCAAATCAATCAAGTTCGTACAGAAACTCAAGCCTTAGCTACAGTATTTAATCAAATTCGCCCTTGGTCGGCAATGTTACAGGATATGCGCGATCGCATTCCTCAGGCAGTACAAATTGAAACTCTCCGACAAACTGCTGCTGCAACTCCCCAACCTAGTCCGCAAGCTACAAATAATCCTAATAATCAACAGCAAGAACAGCAAGAACAGCAAAATGCTGAACAGCAGAACCAGCAACCTGCTCAAATTCCCACTGGTAGTATTGAAATTACCGGAGTGGCTAGATCTTTTAACGATGTCAACGATTTCTTGCTGACACTGCAACAATCCGCATTTCTCAAACCTACAGATACTAGAATTGTTACTGCTGAGTTAGTAGATCTTGCTGAACCTGGTACAGTGGCTGTACCGCAAGCAAATACTCCCGCAGTTGTAACTCCTCAAGCGGTAAGGTACACAATTCAATCGACACTGAGCGATGTTCCAGCTTCTGAGTTGTTAAGAGAACTAGAGCGCAAGGGTACATTAGGATTAGTAACTCGCATTCGCACACTGCAACAAAAAGGTGTGATTCAACAATGA
- a CDS encoding type IV pilus secretin family protein codes for MRQLPGSGVILAGATLSLLAVQPVWAAATQVTAVRLNPTNQGLNVILETAAGDRPQIFTSSRGNALVADIINTQLRTPQGNSFRQDNPAPGISSVSLTQLDQNSVRLVVTGTTNAPSSQPAAKTAQGITFSISPASGVPVAQQPPTNQTPAPQQQQQTPANQTPGVLVPNPDVQIQGTPTPQPGTPTPPPFLPRAVAPPVGDIAVSNVDSSAATIDLETAERVPRLVLREAPVREVLALLARAAGLNLAFSAAPAPGTQQAQTEPTPGGEDGPRISLDIENESVQDVFNYVLRISGLQANRTGRTIFVAPRLTNEARNVIVRSLRLNQINVGSALNFLVAMGAESAVSRERVVTSVNAVPVGGSATPVTQTQTSTETRVETQRIDFQDSIPLLRGLQVVGDERTNSVSLIGTPRQVEIATAQLVQVDSRRRQVAVNVKIVDVNLSDANLFNTSFSFGLGDNFFQFNNTGNAVINFGRNNSPAGFNANQLRNFTSRFLAQLETSVENGNAKILTDPTLTVQEGQTAQVNLTTEVPGGIQVQFISPTVGAPAIPVRTVDIREAGLSLAIQITRIDDNGFVNLSVAPSVSAPTNTIDTGDGGLVTFLSTRSFSSGQIRLRDRQTLVISGIIQETDRAQVSKVPILGDIPLLGALFRRTNKTNQRQEVIVLLTPQVLDDSQNATAGYNYTPSPEARQILERQGFQSQ; via the coding sequence GTGAGACAGCTTCCAGGTAGTGGAGTGATATTAGCTGGAGCAACGTTATCGTTGCTAGCAGTGCAGCCAGTGTGGGCAGCAGCAACACAAGTCACAGCAGTGCGCTTGAATCCGACAAATCAGGGGTTGAATGTCATCTTAGAGACTGCCGCAGGCGATCGCCCCCAAATTTTCACCAGCAGCCGAGGTAACGCCTTGGTTGCAGATATCATTAACACGCAGTTACGCACACCACAAGGTAACAGTTTTCGGCAAGATAACCCAGCACCAGGAATTAGCTCAGTCAGCCTGACTCAGCTTGACCAAAATAGTGTCCGGCTAGTTGTTACAGGAACTACTAACGCTCCTAGCAGCCAACCTGCGGCTAAAACTGCTCAAGGAATTACCTTCAGCATTAGCCCTGCATCAGGTGTCCCTGTAGCACAGCAACCTCCTACAAATCAAACTCCCGCACCACAACAACAGCAACAAACACCTGCAAATCAAACTCCAGGAGTTCTTGTCCCAAATCCTGATGTTCAAATTCAAGGCACACCAACACCACAGCCAGGAACACCAACGCCACCGCCTTTCTTACCACGAGCCGTTGCTCCACCTGTAGGCGATATTGCCGTTTCTAATGTAGATTCCTCTGCCGCAACAATTGATTTAGAAACTGCCGAACGCGTACCGCGCTTAGTATTGCGCGAAGCCCCTGTCAGAGAAGTACTGGCTCTCCTTGCTCGTGCAGCTGGTCTTAACCTCGCATTTAGTGCAGCCCCAGCACCTGGAACACAGCAAGCACAAACCGAGCCTACCCCTGGCGGCGAAGATGGACCAAGAATTTCTTTGGATATTGAAAATGAGTCAGTACAAGACGTCTTTAACTACGTTCTACGCATCAGTGGACTACAAGCCAACCGTACTGGACGGACAATTTTTGTTGCTCCTAGACTGACAAATGAAGCACGTAACGTCATTGTCCGCAGCTTGCGGCTGAATCAAATCAATGTAGGCAGTGCTTTAAACTTTTTAGTCGCAATGGGTGCAGAAAGCGCAGTTAGCCGCGAAAGAGTTGTCACTAGCGTGAATGCTGTTCCTGTGGGTGGTTCGGCAACACCTGTTACGCAAACGCAAACGAGTACAGAAACACGAGTTGAAACTCAGCGAATTGACTTTCAAGACTCGATTCCACTGTTACGCGGTTTACAGGTAGTTGGAGACGAACGCACAAACTCTGTGAGCTTAATCGGCACTCCTCGCCAAGTGGAGATTGCTACTGCACAGTTGGTTCAAGTTGATTCACGTCGCCGTCAAGTGGCTGTCAACGTCAAGATTGTTGATGTTAATTTATCAGATGCTAATCTGTTTAATACTAGTTTTTCTTTTGGACTTGGTGATAACTTCTTTCAATTTAACAATACAGGCAATGCCGTTATTAATTTTGGCAGAAATAATTCACCAGCTGGTTTTAATGCCAACCAGTTACGAAATTTTACCAGCAGATTTTTAGCTCAGTTGGAAACCTCTGTCGAAAATGGCAATGCGAAAATCTTGACTGATCCAACTCTTACTGTACAAGAAGGACAAACAGCACAAGTAAACTTAACGACAGAAGTACCTGGAGGTATCCAAGTACAGTTTATTTCTCCTACTGTAGGCGCTCCTGCCATTCCTGTACGAACAGTAGATATCAGAGAAGCAGGTTTATCTCTTGCTATTCAAATTACTCGGATTGATGACAATGGTTTTGTGAATTTGTCTGTAGCACCGAGCGTTTCTGCACCAACTAACACAATAGATACTGGAGATGGTGGACTTGTAACTTTCTTGAGTACCAGAAGCTTTTCTTCAGGTCAAATTCGGTTACGCGATCGCCAAACTCTCGTTATTTCCGGCATCATTCAGGAAACAGATCGAGCGCAAGTTAGCAAAGTTCCCATTTTAGGTGATATTCCGCTACTAGGGGCACTATTTAGAAGAACCAACAAGACTAATCAACGTCAAGAGGTGATTGTGTTACTCACGCCTCAAGTTTTGGATGACTCACAGAATGCTACAGCAGGTTACAACTATACTCCAAGCCCAGAAGCACGACAGATATTAGAACGTCAAGGGTTTCAGTCTCAATGA
- a CDS encoding HU family DNA-binding protein has protein sequence MNKGELVDAIADKASVTKKQADAVLTAALETIIEAVSSGDKVTLVGFGSFEPRERKAREGRNPKTGDKMDIPATKVPAFSAGKLFREKVSPDKD, from the coding sequence ATGAACAAAGGTGAATTAGTTGATGCGATCGCAGACAAGGCAAGCGTCACCAAAAAGCAAGCTGATGCAGTCTTAACCGCAGCTTTAGAAACAATCATCGAAGCTGTTTCCTCTGGCGATAAAGTAACTCTGGTAGGCTTCGGTTCATTTGAGCCACGCGAGCGTAAAGCCCGTGAAGGTCGTAACCCGAAAACGGGTGATAAAATGGATATCCCAGCAACAAAAGTGCCTGCATTTTCGGCTGGGAAGCTTTTCAGAGAGAAAGTTTCGCCGGACAAAGACTAG
- a CDS encoding dihydrolipoyl dehydrogenase family protein translates to MIDYDVVILGGSLTGRYAAILATHQFKAKVALVEPPQQKIFPHLLTPYALTYLGKLRQQCSDIATVAVNRSSVPWAEVMQEAKGVVTNIEELYSPVVLAALGVDVVSGNGQFERTPSLTFSVNRRQLRSRSYLLATGSRPVIPNIEGLQATGYYTLPEVLSVLTSPNPPTRWVIVGGDPSGIQMAQIFTRFGLDVTLIVRHSRILPQEDPEITQLIQAALEAEGVRILTATPVSQIKQIQGKKWVQAGNQAIETDEVLLCAGQQPDLAHLNLETVGVRLGEAQRQRRSHRNRLVLNAKLQTTHPRIYACGEAIGGYPLTNIANYEAAIALKNALYFPRNRVDYSSIPWAVFSEPQLARVGLTETQARRSYGDVVVLRQYFKSVAAAQMEMATTGVCQVVVLPNGEILGATIVGSYAAELIHVFSLAIAQRMKIDKIAQLAPVYPSFSEIFAQIAISAYQTQLIRPSILDQFLALWCR, encoded by the coding sequence ATGATTGACTACGATGTCGTAATTCTTGGTGGAAGCCTGACGGGACGCTATGCAGCGATTCTCGCAACTCATCAATTTAAAGCTAAAGTGGCGCTGGTAGAACCTCCACAGCAAAAGATTTTTCCTCATCTTTTGACACCATATGCTTTAACCTATTTAGGGAAATTGCGGCAGCAGTGTAGTGATATAGCAACGGTTGCAGTTAACAGAAGTAGCGTACCGTGGGCAGAAGTGATGCAAGAAGCTAAGGGGGTCGTCACTAATATAGAAGAATTATATTCCCCCGTCGTTTTAGCTGCGTTGGGAGTTGATGTTGTTTCTGGTAATGGACAGTTTGAGCGCACTCCTTCCCTTACTTTTAGTGTAAATCGGCGGCAATTGCGATCGCGAAGTTATCTACTTGCTACAGGTTCTCGTCCGGTTATCCCAAATATTGAAGGATTACAAGCAACGGGTTACTATACACTCCCAGAAGTTCTATCTGTCCTAACTTCCCCCAATCCACCAACTCGATGGGTTATTGTGGGTGGCGATCCATCTGGAATTCAAATGGCGCAAATCTTTACGCGCTTTGGTTTAGATGTGACTTTGATCGTTAGGCATTCGCGCATTCTTCCTCAAGAAGATCCAGAAATTACGCAATTGATTCAAGCTGCGTTGGAAGCAGAAGGTGTCCGCATCCTGACAGCAACACCTGTGAGTCAAATCAAGCAGATTCAAGGTAAAAAATGGGTGCAAGCCGGAAATCAGGCGATTGAAACCGACGAAGTTTTGTTATGTGCTGGACAACAGCCAGATCTAGCACATCTTAACTTGGAAACAGTGGGCGTGCGATTGGGCGAAGCCCAGCGCCAAAGGCGATCGCACCGTAATCGTTTGGTGTTAAACGCGAAACTGCAAACGACACATCCTCGCATCTATGCTTGTGGGGAAGCAATTGGTGGCTATCCTTTAACTAACATTGCTAATTATGAAGCGGCGATCGCCTTAAAAAATGCGTTGTATTTCCCGCGAAATCGCGTAGATTACAGTAGCATACCTTGGGCTGTTTTTTCCGAGCCTCAGTTAGCACGAGTAGGACTTACAGAAACGCAAGCCCGACGCAGTTATGGTGATGTGGTAGTGTTGCGACAGTATTTCAAAAGCGTAGCAGCTGCTCAGATGGAGATGGCAACAACTGGAGTGTGTCAAGTCGTAGTGTTACCCAATGGAGAAATTTTAGGTGCTACTATCGTAGGTTCCTACGCTGCAGAATTAATTCATGTTTTTAGCTTGGCGATCGCACAGCGCATGAAAATTGATAAAATTGCTCAGCTTGCTCCAGTTTATCCGAGTTTTTCGGAAATTTTTGCTCAAATAGCTATTTCGGCGTACCAAACACAGCTGATTCGCCCTTCAATTTTGGATCAGTTTTTAGCTTTGTGGTGTCGTTGA
- a CDS encoding pilus assembly protein PilO — protein MTITEDFIPEETIEFQPVAPIYPKAFGVTLTPGVSGVLIALLGLAGSVYLVVNLLMPTWQRHQELQASRDEKNALVTQKQLAIQQTEQVRAELAQVRQQNAQVLTLFADERTLDTLLLDLNRVVESGNAQLPQNSPRARLKRFVPINQSPEIISDGSLGSAVNGKLKRQAVNIELEGTFEQTQAIIRNIERLQPLLIVKDYQSSLAQTSGDQQAGVIQPGGPVITTSFQLEALMPASPAEAASAASSPDQQ, from the coding sequence ATGACGATCACTGAAGACTTTATTCCCGAAGAAACTATAGAGTTTCAACCTGTAGCGCCAATTTATCCCAAAGCATTTGGTGTTACCCTCACTCCTGGCGTCAGTGGCGTGCTCATTGCACTGTTGGGGCTAGCAGGAAGTGTTTACTTGGTTGTTAATTTGTTGATGCCAACTTGGCAAAGACACCAAGAATTACAAGCCAGTCGAGATGAGAAAAATGCCCTTGTCACACAAAAACAACTCGCAATCCAACAAACCGAACAAGTACGAGCTGAGTTAGCTCAAGTAAGACAGCAAAATGCTCAAGTTCTCACTCTATTTGCTGACGAGCGAACATTAGATACCTTGTTATTGGATCTTAACCGTGTTGTTGAATCGGGTAATGCCCAGCTACCACAAAACTCACCTAGGGCTAGACTCAAGCGATTTGTGCCTATCAATCAGTCACCAGAAATTATCTCTGATGGCAGTTTAGGGAGTGCTGTCAATGGTAAACTGAAACGCCAAGCTGTCAATATTGAGCTAGAAGGTACTTTTGAGCAAACTCAAGCAATCATCCGCAATATTGAGCGGTTACAACCATTATTAATTGTTAAAGATTATCAATCATCATTGGCACAAACAAGTGGCGATCAGCAAGCTGGTGTTATCCAGCCAGGAGGACCAGTCATTACAACATCTTTTCAATTAGAGGCATTAATGCCAGCTAGCCCCGCTGAAGCAGCATCAGCAGCAAGTAGTCCAGACCAACAATAA
- the cobD gene encoding threonine-phosphate decarboxylase CobD, producing the protein MMRPIHGGNLAWAAAVAGCSPSEILDFSASINPLGPPKSAIAAIQAHLGELSAYPDPNYGELRTALGQSHQLPPEWILPGNGSAELLTWAGWDLAQFAKTFLFTPAFADYYRALKAFGAKVQQCPLELEVRGDVTFAGLNVSTESSLLPTSECGLLLNNPHNPTGQMFSRETILPYLEQFALVVVDEAFMDFLPPDEAQSLIPVVQEYPNLVILRSLTKFYSLPGLRLGYAIAHPDRLQSWQQRRDPWSINTLAAAAAVAVIQDREFQQQTWKWLPSARIELFEGLSQISGLQPYRSSANFLLVQTEHSSSALQKHLLQHHRILVRDCLSFPVLGDRFFRVAVRSNAENKRLLQALLIAKYYD; encoded by the coding sequence TTGATGCGACCTATTCATGGGGGAAATTTAGCCTGGGCAGCAGCAGTTGCTGGCTGTTCCCCTAGCGAGATTCTGGATTTTTCTGCGAGTATCAACCCCTTGGGACCACCCAAGAGTGCGATCGCTGCTATTCAAGCGCATTTAGGTGAGCTGAGCGCTTATCCAGACCCCAATTATGGGGAACTGCGTACCGCGTTAGGTCAATCGCATCAATTACCTCCCGAATGGATTCTGCCGGGGAATGGCTCGGCAGAATTACTTACTTGGGCAGGCTGGGATTTAGCACAATTTGCTAAAACTTTCTTATTTACCCCAGCCTTTGCCGATTACTACCGCGCTTTAAAGGCTTTTGGTGCAAAAGTACAGCAATGTCCGCTGGAACTAGAGGTCAGGGGTGATGTGACGTTTGCAGGTTTGAACGTTTCAACTGAATCAAGCCTCTTGCCAACATCAGAGTGCGGTTTACTCTTGAATAATCCTCACAATCCTACAGGGCAGATGTTTTCACGGGAAACAATTCTGCCTTATCTTGAGCAATTTGCTTTAGTTGTGGTGGATGAAGCGTTTATGGATTTTCTGCCACCAGATGAAGCACAAAGTTTAATTCCAGTTGTACAGGAATATCCGAATTTAGTGATTTTGCGATCGCTGACTAAATTTTATAGTTTACCTGGGCTGCGTCTGGGATATGCGATCGCCCACCCAGATCGTTTACAAAGCTGGCAACAACGGCGCGATCCGTGGTCGATTAACACACTTGCTGCGGCAGCGGCTGTTGCGGTAATTCAAGACCGCGAATTTCAACAGCAGACCTGGAAATGGCTTCCATCTGCAAGAATAGAACTGTTTGAGGGTTTATCTCAAATATCAGGATTGCAACCTTATAGAAGTAGTGCTAATTTCTTACTCGTGCAAACTGAACACTCAAGTTCTGCCCTGCAAAAACACTTACTACAGCACCACCGAATTTTAGTTCGCGATTGTTTGAGCTTTCCCGTTCTAGGCGATCGCTTTTTCCGCGTGGCGGTACGCTCAAATGCAGAAAACAAACGTTTATTGCAGGCATTGCTAATCGCTAAATATTATGATTGA
- a CDS encoding DUF3685 domain-containing protein produces MSDRTIKLLLVEPDPIFRIGFARLINESHPDIQIVAEAETGASARKILADLARENATAFSSGLPSDTAVNLIVLELQLGLELCQQLKSHYPDLPILILSSLQEPALLASAKAVGIEGYCPKGTSIAEVVVAIRQVASRRNYWIEAEFLQNPLAAPSILALIRNHLRWTGLQQIDTTLAAVNARLQIPDLSLLDRAFLAGQRRELLASRWLVTHLLPLPAGKSQSTGAQEPSRLRNGIEDVTQLSQTQTREEAELSSQTNVPSGSLVRLESASLSHQVGVNEILEITAAKLESSLQNLTTSTLETDILREGKKRELFNIILRKVVEVLEDLRFAQVQPHQLGEMQYLILRDLWQGATVDFFGRYAVLQVGDRSLEIVNLLLQDVETVQAEILNKIPLVSELLSYLLFQTPLVIDNFPYKADTPEAKARAEIILHNLLIHIANAVTQPLLNRLADVEIIKQNFYDSRLISTREIERFRNNLSWKYRWQKYYVEPKAVFESRYELFLFISRGIVKTSVYAPRGQELQQLSGIPQLVTLALEIRDAIAPRFRAVIAFLGSGVVYVLTQVIGRAIGLVGRGILQGIGSSASASRKKKF; encoded by the coding sequence ATGAGCGATCGCACAATCAAGCTACTGTTAGTTGAGCCTGATCCAATTTTTCGGATAGGTTTTGCACGGCTCATAAATGAGTCGCATCCTGACATCCAAATCGTTGCCGAAGCTGAAACTGGTGCATCTGCAAGAAAGATCTTGGCGGACTTGGCTAGAGAAAATGCGACAGCGTTTTCAAGTGGTTTACCATCAGATACAGCAGTCAATTTAATTGTTTTAGAGCTACAGCTAGGGCTAGAGCTTTGCCAGCAGCTTAAATCCCATTATCCTGACTTACCGATACTCATTCTCAGTTCCTTACAGGAACCAGCCTTGTTAGCTTCAGCAAAGGCGGTAGGAATTGAAGGCTACTGTCCCAAAGGAACTTCTATTGCGGAGGTAGTAGTAGCAATCCGCCAAGTAGCCTCAAGGAGAAATTACTGGATTGAAGCAGAATTCCTCCAAAATCCGCTAGCGGCACCTAGTATTCTTGCCTTGATCCGAAATCACCTGCGATGGACAGGATTACAGCAGATTGATACAACTTTAGCCGCAGTTAATGCTCGATTACAAATTCCTGACTTGTCATTACTAGATCGAGCATTTTTAGCCGGACAGCGCAGAGAACTTCTCGCATCGCGTTGGCTAGTGACTCACTTATTACCTCTACCAGCAGGAAAGAGCCAGAGTACAGGTGCACAAGAGCCATCAAGGCTCAGAAATGGTATTGAGGATGTCACTCAATTATCCCAAACGCAAACTAGAGAAGAGGCTGAGTTGTCATCTCAGACCAATGTCCCTTCTGGATCGCTTGTGCGATTAGAAAGCGCTAGTTTGAGTCATCAAGTAGGAGTAAACGAGATTCTAGAGATCACTGCGGCAAAACTTGAGTCGAGCTTGCAAAACCTAACAACTTCAACTTTAGAAACTGATATTTTACGAGAAGGGAAAAAACGAGAGCTATTTAATATTATTTTACGAAAAGTTGTAGAAGTTTTAGAAGATTTGCGTTTTGCCCAAGTACAACCGCATCAATTAGGAGAAATGCAATATTTAATTCTCCGAGACTTGTGGCAAGGAGCAACTGTAGATTTTTTTGGCAGATATGCTGTATTACAGGTAGGAGATCGGAGCTTAGAAATTGTTAATCTTCTGCTACAAGATGTAGAAACTGTTCAAGCCGAAATCTTGAATAAAATTCCTCTAGTTAGCGAGTTATTGTCTTATTTATTATTTCAAACGCCTTTAGTAATTGATAATTTTCCCTATAAAGCTGATACACCAGAAGCTAAAGCAAGAGCAGAAATTATCTTGCACAATCTTTTAATTCATATCGCAAATGCTGTAACTCAACCACTATTAAATAGACTTGCTGATGTAGAAATTATTAAGCAAAACTTTTATGATAGTCGATTAATTTCCACACGAGAAATCGAGCGTTTTAGAAATAATCTTTCATGGAAGTATCGCTGGCAAAAGTATTACGTGGAACCTAAAGCAGTCTTTGAAAGTCGTTATGAATTATTTCTTTTCATTAGTAGAGGTATTGTTAAAACTTCAGTTTATGCACCACGCGGTCAAGAATTGCAGCAACTTTCTGGCATCCCCCAATTAGTCACATTAGCCTTAGAAATACGCGATGCGATCGCCCCACGGTTCCGCGCAGTCATTGCGTTTTTAGGAAGTGGTGTTGTCTATGTACTCACACAAGTTATTGGTCGTGCGATTGGTTTAGTTGGTCGTGGTATTCTTCAAGGAATTGGTAGTTCAGCATCAGCAAGCAGAAAAAAGAAGTTTTGA
- the pilM gene encoding type IV pilus assembly protein PilM codes for MFNRFQLLPNRFQLLPKRSKGVGIELAPERINIAQLRKQGQGIRLVAFSSVPVPEGIFQDGQIIDSPALAEIIQSALAQSKIKAKRVATAVPGRDSLVRLIPLPAELDDQELREMVLNHEAGLYLPYPREEADVDYQKLGYFVDEDGIEKVQILLVATRKEVTDIYIDTFQRAGLQVDVLEINSFALLRTIREKLREFPSQEAVVLVDIEFDNTEIAIIVDGIPQFSRTVPIGTFHLQNALLRALHLPVSRDTQVMLQSVVIPSTTTDEMGGAINTIDPGTAAMLRVMGELIDELRRSLDFYLSQSENLEVAQILLAGPGGGLVNLDEFFQQRVNIPTLQIDPVAALSLEVDEKKISPGQRPGLGIVLGLGMREI; via the coding sequence GTGTTTAACCGCTTCCAATTACTACCTAACCGCTTCCAACTACTACCAAAACGTAGCAAGGGAGTTGGCATTGAACTTGCTCCCGAACGCATTAATATAGCTCAGCTACGTAAACAAGGTCAGGGAATAAGACTGGTAGCGTTTTCTTCAGTTCCCGTACCCGAAGGAATTTTTCAAGATGGTCAGATTATTGATTCACCAGCGCTAGCAGAAATTATCCAATCAGCCTTAGCCCAGAGCAAAATTAAAGCGAAGCGGGTTGCTACTGCTGTGCCTGGAAGAGACTCGTTAGTGCGTTTGATTCCCTTACCTGCTGAGTTAGATGACCAAGAATTACGTGAGATGGTCTTAAATCATGAAGCAGGTTTGTATTTGCCTTATCCTCGTGAAGAAGCGGATGTAGATTATCAGAAACTAGGATACTTTGTGGATGAGGATGGCATTGAGAAGGTACAAATTTTACTCGTTGCTACCCGCAAAGAAGTAACAGATATTTACATTGATACATTTCAACGAGCTGGGCTACAAGTTGATGTTTTAGAAATTAATAGTTTTGCCTTGTTACGTACAATTCGCGAGAAATTACGTGAATTTCCTTCGCAGGAAGCCGTTGTTTTGGTTGATATCGAATTTGACAACACAGAAATTGCAATTATTGTAGATGGAATACCACAATTTTCGCGGACTGTCCCGATTGGTACATTTCATTTGCAAAATGCGCTGTTGCGGGCACTGCATTTACCAGTGTCTAGAGACACGCAAGTTATGCTACAGTCAGTGGTCATTCCCAGCACGACAACAGATGAAATGGGAGGAGCGATCAATACTATCGATCCTGGTACTGCAGCAATGCTGCGAGTGATGGGAGAGTTAATTGATGAATTACGGCGATCGCTCGATTTTTATCTCAGTCAAAGTGAAAATTTAGAAGTTGCTCAAATACTCTTGGCAGGACCTGGTGGAGGATTAGTAAACTTAGATGAGTTTTTCCAACAACGAGTAAATATTCCCACCCTACAAATCGATCCTGTGGCAGCTTTGTCTTTAGAAGTTGACGAGAAAAAAATTTCGCCTGGACAACGACCAGGATTAGGAATCGTTCTCGGTTTAGGAATGCGCGAGATTTAA